A genomic window from Cloacibacillus evryensis DSM 19522 includes:
- a CDS encoding response regulator yields MKVIVVDDEELLLEDLLLQLQEVPSVISTVGFTDPEKALEYILHNEVHVAFLDINMCGMDGLTLAAHIQREKPAVSIIFLTGYGEYAVDAFKLRASGYIMKPANSEDIITELSNLRPVGPRHDLGRLRVQTFGCFEVFANGAPLRFSRSRSKELFAYLVDRRGASVSIAELASALWEERDFDKSLRNQIHTFMSDIVAALKAVGAAEVVIKHRNSFAVNVDGLECDYYRYLEGDPQAVKSFTGEYMANYSWAEYTTAQLVRNREEGEN; encoded by the coding sequence ATGAAGGTAATCGTAGTTGACGATGAAGAACTTTTGCTTGAAGATCTTCTGCTGCAGCTTCAAGAAGTACCGTCCGTCATTTCAACGGTCGGTTTTACCGACCCTGAAAAGGCATTGGAATATATTTTGCATAATGAGGTGCATGTTGCCTTTCTGGATATAAATATGTGCGGTATGGACGGACTGACTCTTGCCGCACATATCCAGCGTGAAAAACCCGCGGTCTCGATAATCTTTCTCACCGGGTACGGCGAATACGCGGTGGATGCCTTCAAACTGCGGGCTTCCGGATATATCATGAAGCCCGCAAATAGCGAGGATATAATCACCGAGCTTTCAAATCTGCGCCCGGTGGGGCCGCGGCATGATCTTGGCCGCCTCCGCGTGCAGACCTTTGGCTGTTTTGAGGTCTTCGCGAACGGAGCGCCGCTGCGCTTCAGCCGTTCGCGCTCCAAAGAGCTATTTGCCTACCTTGTGGATCGCCGGGGCGCCTCCGTATCTATCGCCGAGCTTGCCTCGGCACTCTGGGAAGAGCGGGATTTTGACAAGTCTCTGCGAAACCAGATACATACCTTCATGTCCGATATCGTAGCCGCGTTGAAGGCCGTCGGGGCCGCCGAGGTCGTGATAAAGCACAGAAACAGCTTCGCCGTTAATGTGGATGGCCTTGAATGCGACTACTACCGGTATCTTGAGGGCGATCCCCAGGCCGTTAAATCGTTCACCGGCGAGTATATGGCGAACTATAGCTGGGCGGAATATACGACGGCGCAGTTGGTGCGGAACCGGGAAGAGGGAGAGAACTAA
- a CDS encoding cysteine hydrolase family protein codes for MPPPKGMVWMSEKLEFMIVVDMQNDFVSGSLGSEMARAIVPDVAEAVERFISEDRGRLIFTKDTHEENYLETSEGRHLPVPHCVRGTWGNEIIPELAGYASREGAVIVEKKTFGSVGLPGIIRAAAAEDKGKKSADGTAGESFAFYLLGLCTDICVVSNALLLKANFPEASFRVDSRCCAGVTRKSHEAALETMKMCHIEVV; via the coding sequence ATGCCGCCGCCGAAAGGAATGGTATGGATGAGCGAAAAACTTGAATTTATGATCGTGGTCGATATGCAGAACGACTTTGTGAGCGGCAGCCTCGGCAGCGAAATGGCCCGCGCGATCGTGCCGGACGTCGCCGAAGCTGTGGAAAGATTTATCTCTGAGGACCGCGGGCGGCTAATATTCACGAAGGACACCCACGAAGAAAATTACCTGGAGACAAGCGAGGGCCGTCACCTCCCCGTACCGCACTGCGTCAGGGGAACGTGGGGAAACGAGATCATCCCGGAACTGGCCGGCTATGCCTCGCGCGAGGGGGCCGTCATCGTGGAGAAAAAGACCTTTGGAAGCGTCGGGCTCCCGGGGATCATCCGCGCCGCGGCAGCCGAAGACAAGGGGAAAAAGAGCGCGGACGGCACCGCCGGCGAATCTTTCGCCTTTTATCTTCTTGGGCTTTGCACCGATATCTGTGTCGTCAGCAACGCGCTGCTGCTCAAAGCGAATTTTCCCGAGGCGTCGTTCAGGGTGGACTCCCGCTGCTGCGCCGGCGTGACGCGAAAAAGCCACGAGGCGGCGCTGGAAACGATGAAGATGTGCCACATCGAGGTCGTATAA